The following are encoded together in the Serratia odorifera genome:
- the nagE gene encoding N-acetylglucosamine-specific PTS transporter subunit IIBC: MNILSYLQKVGRALMVPVATLPAAAILMGVGYWIDPVGWGGDNALAAFFIKSGSAIIDNMSVLFAIGVAYGMSKDKDGAAALTGFVGFLVLTTLCSPAAVSMIQKIPLDQVPAAFGKIQNQFVGILVGIISAEIYNRFSSVELPKALSFFSGRRLVPILISFLMILVAFILMYIWPVIFNGLVNFGEHIQKMGSTGAGIYAFFNRLLIPVGLHHALNSVFWFDVAGINDIPNFLGGQQSIEAGKAVVGITGRYQAGFFPIMMFGLPGAALAIYHCARPENKAKVAGIMMAAAFAAFFTGITEPLEFSFMFVAPVLYVIHAVLTGISVFIAASMHWIAGFGFSAGLVDMVLSSRNPLATHWYMLIPQGLVFFVIYYVVFRFTINKFNLMTPGRELAVAGDESDGYDVNVDASAGKDENETTTIARRYVSAIGGSDNLTGIDACITRLRLNVKDSALVNDALAKRLGASGVIRLNKQSVQVIVGTRAELIASAMRSVVAAGPVPAAAAATAVPASEAKPQAVPNAPKAVLEALVAPVTGEVIALDQVPDEAFASKAVGDGVAIRPTDKTVVAPADGTVVKIFNTNHAFCLETANGAEIVVHMGIDTVALNGQGFTRLVEEGADVKAGQPILELDLAFLNANARSMISPVVVSNVDDYAGLSALASGTVVAGQTILFEIQK, from the coding sequence GTGAACATTCTTAGTTACTTGCAAAAAGTGGGGCGGGCCTTGATGGTTCCGGTCGCCACGCTGCCTGCCGCCGCCATCTTGATGGGCGTCGGGTATTGGATTGACCCTGTTGGTTGGGGCGGTGACAACGCTCTCGCTGCTTTCTTTATCAAATCTGGCTCAGCCATCATCGACAATATGTCGGTGCTGTTTGCCATAGGTGTGGCTTACGGGATGTCAAAAGACAAGGACGGTGCCGCGGCATTGACCGGCTTTGTCGGCTTCCTGGTGTTGACTACGCTCTGTTCACCGGCCGCGGTGTCGATGATTCAAAAAATCCCCCTCGATCAGGTGCCAGCTGCGTTCGGTAAAATTCAGAACCAGTTCGTGGGTATCCTGGTCGGTATCATTTCCGCCGAGATTTACAACCGCTTTAGCAGCGTGGAGCTGCCGAAGGCGCTGTCATTCTTCAGCGGCCGCCGTCTGGTGCCGATCCTCATTTCCTTCCTGATGATCCTGGTGGCCTTCATTCTGATGTACATCTGGCCGGTGATTTTCAACGGTCTGGTGAACTTCGGTGAACATATTCAGAAAATGGGCTCGACCGGCGCGGGTATTTACGCATTCTTCAACCGTCTGCTGATTCCGGTTGGTCTGCACCATGCGCTCAACTCGGTGTTCTGGTTCGACGTGGCCGGCATTAACGACATCCCTAACTTCCTTGGCGGCCAGCAGTCTATCGAAGCCGGTAAAGCGGTGGTGGGCATCACCGGTCGTTATCAGGCGGGCTTCTTCCCGATCATGATGTTCGGCCTGCCGGGCGCGGCGCTGGCGATTTACCACTGCGCACGCCCAGAGAACAAAGCCAAGGTCGCCGGTATCATGATGGCAGCCGCCTTTGCCGCCTTCTTTACCGGCATCACCGAACCGCTGGAATTCTCCTTCATGTTCGTGGCTCCGGTGCTGTACGTGATCCACGCGGTACTGACCGGCATTTCGGTATTTATCGCAGCCAGCATGCATTGGATCGCCGGCTTCGGCTTCAGCGCCGGCCTGGTGGATATGGTGCTGTCGTCACGTAACCCGCTGGCGACGCACTGGTACATGCTGATCCCGCAAGGGCTGGTGTTCTTCGTTATTTACTATGTGGTGTTCCGTTTCACCATCAACAAGTTCAACCTGATGACCCCAGGCCGTGAGCTGGCAGTTGCCGGTGATGAAAGCGACGGTTATGACGTCAACGTTGATGCCTCTGCTGGCAAAGACGAAAACGAAACCACCACTATCGCTCGCCGTTACGTCAGTGCGATTGGCGGCTCCGACAACCTGACTGGCATCGACGCCTGCATTACCCGCCTGCGTCTGAACGTGAAAGACTCGGCGCTGGTCAATGATGCACTGGCGAAGCGCCTCGGTGCATCCGGTGTCATTCGTCTTAACAAGCAAAGCGTGCAGGTTATCGTTGGTACCCGTGCCGAACTTATCGCCAGCGCCATGCGCAGCGTGGTGGCTGCCGGTCCAGTGCCTGCCGCTGCCGCCGCGACCGCCGTGCCGGCAAGCGAAGCCAAGCCGCAGGCGGTGCCAAACGCGCCGAAAGCGGTACTGGAAGCGCTGGTCGCACCGGTCACCGGTGAAGTGATCGCGCTGGATCAGGTGCCGGATGAAGCCTTCGCCAGCAAAGCGGTAGGTGACGGCGTGGCGATTCGCCCGACCGACAAAACCGTTGTGGCGCCGGCTGACGGCACCGTGGTCAAGATCTTTAACACCAACCACGCTTTCTGCCTGGAAACGGCCAACGGTGCGGAAATCGTGGTGCATATGGGCATCGATACCGTAGCGCTGAACGGCCAGGGCTTTACACGACTGGTGGAAGAGGGGGCCGACGTCAAAGCTGGGCAACCGATTCTGGAACTGGATCTGGCGTTCCTCAATGCCAATGCCCGTTCGATGATCAGCCCGGTGGTGGTCAGCAACGTCGACGATTATGCCGGTTTGAGCGCGCTGGCCAGCGGCACTGTGGTTGCCGGCCAGACCATCCTGTTCGAGATTCAAAAATAA
- the nagB gene encoding glucosamine-6-phosphate deaminase translates to MRLIPLKDTQQVGKWAARHIVQRINAFKPTADRPFVLGLPTGGTPLEAYKHLIAMHKAGEVSFKHVVTFNMDEYVGLPQEHPESYHTFMYRNFFDHVDIPRENINLLNGNAADVDAECRQYEEKIKSYGKIHLFMGGVGVDGHIAFNEPASSLASRTRIKTLTEDTRIANSRFFGGDVDQVPKYALTVGVGTLLDAEEVMILVTGHGKAQALEAAVEGNINHMWTISCLQLHAKAVVVCDEPSTMELKVKTVKYFRELEAESMKNI, encoded by the coding sequence ATGAGACTTATCCCACTGAAAGATACCCAACAAGTTGGCAAATGGGCGGCGCGCCATATCGTGCAGCGCATCAATGCGTTCAAGCCAACGGCCGATCGTCCGTTTGTGCTGGGTCTGCCAACCGGCGGCACGCCGCTCGAAGCGTACAAACATCTGATTGCGATGCACAAAGCAGGTGAAGTAAGCTTTAAGCATGTGGTGACTTTCAACATGGATGAATACGTTGGCCTGCCGCAGGAACACCCGGAAAGCTATCATACCTTTATGTACCGTAATTTCTTTGATCATGTTGATATTCCGCGTGAAAATATCAACTTGCTGAATGGTAATGCCGCAGATGTCGATGCCGAATGCCGTCAGTACGAAGAGAAAATCAAATCTTACGGTAAAATCCACCTGTTTATGGGCGGCGTAGGCGTTGACGGCCACATCGCGTTTAACGAACCGGCATCGTCCCTGGCTTCGCGTACCCGCATCAAAACGCTGACCGAAGATACCCGTATCGCCAACTCCCGTTTCTTTGGCGGCGATGTCGATCAGGTGCCTAAATATGCGCTGACCGTTGGGGTAGGCACCTTGCTGGACGCGGAAGAAGTGATGATCCTGGTGACCGGTCACGGCAAGGCGCAGGCGCTGGAAGCCGCGGTTGAAGGCAATATCAACCACATGTGGACCATCAGCTGTCTGCAACTGCATGCCAAGGCCGTGGTCGTGTGCGATGAGCCGTCCACCATGGAACTGAAAGTCAAAACCGTTAAGTACTTCCGCGAGTTAGAAGCGGAAAGCATGAAGAATATTTAA
- the glnS gene encoding glutamine--tRNA ligase: MSEAEARPTNFIRQIIDEDLASGKHSTVHTRFPPEPNGYLHIGHAKSICLNFGIAKDYQGECNLRFDDTNPVKEDIEFVESIKRDVEWLGFHWSGNVRYSSDYFDQLHQYAVELINKGLAYVDELTPEQIREYRGTLTAPGKNSPYRDRTVEENLALFEKMRNGEFAEGTACLRAKIDMASPFIVMRDPVLYRVKFAEHHQTGKKWCIYPMYDFTHCISDALEGITHSLCTLEFQDNRRLYDWVLDNISIPCHPRQYEFSRLNLEYAIMSKRKLNLLVTENIVEGWDDPRMPTVSGLRRRGYTAASIREFCQRIGVTKQDNNVEMMALESCIRDDLNENAPRAMAVLDPVKVVIENLPADAVEMVTMPNHPNKPEMGDRQVPFSREVYIDRADFREEANKQYKRLVLGKEVRLRNAYVIKAERVEKDADGEITTIFCSYDADTLSKDPADGRKVKGVIHWVSAAHALPAEIRLYDRLFSVANPGAAEDFLATVNPESLVIKHGFVEPSLAAAQPEHAYQFEREGYFCADSRYSSAEHLVFNRTVGLRDTWAKAGV, translated from the coding sequence ATGAGTGAGGCTGAAGCCCGCCCAACCAATTTTATCCGTCAAATCATCGACGAAGATCTGGCATCAGGGAAGCATTCAACGGTTCATACCCGTTTCCCGCCTGAACCTAATGGCTATCTGCACATTGGCCATGCGAAATCCATTTGTCTGAACTTTGGCATTGCCAAGGATTATCAAGGCGAGTGCAACCTGCGTTTTGACGATACCAACCCGGTAAAAGAAGACATCGAGTTCGTTGAGTCGATCAAGCGCGACGTTGAGTGGCTGGGTTTCCATTGGAGCGGCAATGTCCGTTATTCCTCTGACTATTTCGATCAACTGCACCAGTATGCGGTTGAGTTGATCAACAAGGGCCTGGCCTACGTTGACGAACTGACGCCGGAACAGATCCGCGAATACCGCGGCACCCTGACTGCGCCGGGTAAAAACAGCCCGTACCGCGATCGTACGGTGGAAGAAAACCTGGCGCTGTTTGAAAAAATGCGTAACGGCGAATTTGCCGAAGGTACGGCGTGCCTGCGCGCCAAGATCGATATGGCTTCGCCGTTCATCGTGATGCGCGATCCGGTTCTGTACCGGGTTAAATTTGCCGAACACCACCAGACCGGCAAAAAATGGTGCATCTATCCGATGTACGATTTCACCCACTGCATTTCCGATGCGCTGGAAGGCATTACCCATTCGCTGTGTACGCTGGAGTTTCAGGACAACCGTCGCCTGTATGACTGGGTGCTGGATAACATCAGCATTCCATGCCATCCGCGTCAGTATGAGTTCTCACGTCTCAATCTCGAATACGCCATCATGTCCAAGCGCAAGCTGAACCTGCTGGTGACCGAGAATATCGTTGAAGGCTGGGATGACCCGCGTATGCCGACCGTCTCCGGCCTGCGTCGCCGTGGTTATACCGCAGCGTCAATTCGCGAATTCTGCCAGCGTATCGGCGTGACCAAGCAGGATAACAACGTTGAAATGATGGCGCTGGAATCCTGCATTCGCGACGATCTGAACGAAAATGCCCCGCGAGCCATGGCGGTTCTGGATCCGGTCAAGGTGGTGATTGAAAATCTGCCGGCAGACGCGGTGGAAATGGTCACCATGCCCAATCATCCGAATAAACCGGAAATGGGCGACCGTCAGGTGCCGTTCAGCCGCGAAGTGTACATTGACCGCGCTGACTTCCGTGAAGAAGCCAACAAGCAGTACAAGCGCCTGGTGTTGGGTAAGGAAGTTCGCCTGCGCAATGCCTATGTCATCAAGGCCGAGCGCGTGGAAAAAGACGCGGACGGTGAGATCACCACCATTTTCTGCAGCTACGATGCGGACACCTTAAGCAAGGATCCGGCCGATGGCCGCAAGGTGAAGGGCGTGATCCATTGGGTTTCCGCGGCGCATGCGCTGCCGGCGGAAATTCGCCTGTACGATCGTCTGTTCAGCGTGGCGAACCCGGGTGCGGCAGAGGACTTCCTGGCGACCGTCAACCCTGAATCGCTGGTGATCAAGCACGGCTTTGTCGAACCAAGCCTGGCGGCGGCACAGCCTGAGCACGCCTACCAGTTCGAGCGCGAAGGCTATTTCTGCGCCGACAGCCGCTATTCTTCGGCTGAACATCTGGTGTTTAACCGCACCGTCGGCCTGCGTGATACCTGGGCCAAAGCGGGCGTCTAA